A genomic window from Streptomyces brevispora includes:
- a CDS encoding AfsR/SARP family transcriptional regulator: MRFQLLGPLTLADGHEAVVLQPSKPTVLLAALLLHANTVVSAEYLQRAVWGEEQPVTAKAALQTCVLRLRRLFTRHGVTGTVIEAVPGGYRITAAPHTLDLLGFRDQVRRAVTLSDDPDAELSTLKDALSLWQGSLLTNVRSDVLHRDEVPRLAEERLRSVERVCDLLLRLGRCGEALVELWSATRAYPENERLHEQLIEALYRTGRQSQALAEYRRVKAFLLDELGVDPSPALQQLELAILRGEDLGTGHGPAAAPVRTAEAGAATDRGAGPVPAVPNFTGREAETAAMVARLTAPAEPGEEAPHPLTVLVSGPPGIGKSALAHHVAHLVRDAFPGGRWLVPMTRPDGGARRSDDIAAEVSDALRAGPDGERVLLVLDDVVDADQVRPLLPAIAGAQGAVITTSRMGLAGLIATHGGWVHRLTAFTEAESYALLLSVLGAERVEEEPDAAHRLARLCGHFPFALRILTARLLTRPGLRLADAVGWLGEDPLARLTLTDSPDISVRALLDGALNRLGPRLSEAFQRVAAAPGDTFAPEDSPAVTETVLEQLADAGLLEDGPPGPYRVHELLRSYVRRTAPEHIRRTEKV, from the coding sequence ATGCGGTTCCAGCTGCTCGGGCCGCTGACCCTCGCGGACGGCCACGAGGCCGTGGTGCTCCAGCCGTCGAAGCCGACCGTCCTGCTGGCCGCGCTGCTGCTGCACGCCAACACCGTGGTCTCCGCCGAATACCTCCAGCGGGCCGTGTGGGGCGAGGAACAGCCCGTCACCGCCAAGGCCGCCCTGCAGACCTGTGTACTGCGGCTGCGCCGGCTCTTCACCCGGCACGGTGTGACCGGGACGGTGATCGAGGCCGTGCCCGGCGGCTACCGGATCACCGCCGCGCCGCACACGCTGGACCTGCTCGGCTTCCGGGACCAGGTGCGCCGGGCGGTGACCCTGTCGGACGACCCGGACGCGGAGCTCAGCACCCTGAAGGACGCGCTGTCGCTCTGGCAGGGCTCGCTGCTGACTAATGTGCGCTCCGACGTGCTGCACCGGGACGAGGTCCCCCGCCTGGCGGAGGAGCGGCTGCGCAGCGTGGAGCGGGTCTGCGATCTGCTGCTGCGGCTGGGACGCTGCGGGGAGGCGCTGGTCGAACTCTGGTCCGCCACCCGGGCGTACCCGGAGAACGAACGGCTCCACGAGCAGTTGATCGAGGCCCTTTACCGAACGGGGCGCCAGTCGCAGGCCCTTGCCGAGTACCGCAGGGTCAAGGCGTTCCTGCTGGACGAGCTGGGAGTCGACCCGTCGCCCGCCCTCCAGCAGCTGGAGCTGGCGATCCTGCGGGGTGAGGACCTCGGCACGGGGCACGGCCCGGCCGCCGCCCCGGTGCGCACCGCCGAGGCCGGGGCAGCCACCGACCGCGGTGCCGGTCCGGTGCCCGCCGTGCCCAACTTCACCGGCCGGGAGGCCGAGACCGCCGCCATGGTGGCCCGGCTCACCGCCCCCGCCGAACCCGGCGAAGAGGCCCCGCACCCGCTCACCGTCCTGGTGTCGGGGCCGCCCGGCATCGGCAAGTCGGCGCTCGCGCACCATGTGGCGCACCTCGTGCGGGACGCCTTCCCCGGCGGCCGGTGGCTGGTGCCGATGACCCGTCCGGACGGCGGGGCGCGCCGGTCCGACGACATCGCCGCGGAGGTGTCCGACGCCTTGCGGGCCGGGCCGGACGGCGAACGCGTCCTGCTGGTCCTGGACGACGTGGTCGACGCCGATCAGGTGCGCCCGCTGCTGCCCGCGATCGCCGGCGCGCAGGGGGCCGTGATCACGACCAGCCGGATGGGGCTCGCCGGGCTCATCGCCACCCACGGCGGATGGGTGCACCGGCTCACCGCCTTCACCGAGGCGGAGTCGTACGCCCTGCTGCTGTCGGTGCTCGGTGCCGAGCGGGTCGAGGAGGAACCGGACGCGGCGCACCGCCTCGCCCGGCTGTGCGGGCACTTCCCCTTCGCCCTGCGGATCCTGACGGCCCGGCTGCTGACCCGGCCGGGGCTGCGGCTCGCCGACGCCGTCGGCTGGCTGGGCGAGGACCCGCTGGCCCGGCTCACCCTGACGGACTCGCCGGACATCTCCGTGCGGGCCCTGCTCGACGGCGCGCTGAACCGGCTGGGACCCCGGCTGTCCGAGGCGTTCCAGCGGGTCGCGGCGGCGCCGGGGGACACCTTCGCCCCCGAAGACAGCCCGGCCGTGACCGAGACGGTCCTGGAACAGCTGGCCGACGCCGGACTGCTGGAGGACGGCCCGCCGGGCCCGTACCGGGTCCATGAACTGCTCCGCAGCTATGTACGCAGAACCGCCCCGGAACACATCCGCCGCACAGAGAAGGTGTGA
- a CDS encoding ABC transporter permease has translation MTVWKTSMRNFFAHKGRMALSAVAVLLSVAFVCGTLVFTDTMNTTFDKLFAATSADVTVIPKSARTDETPQNGKPESLPASVVARVAKADGVKDAEGAVSSMAVTVVDSHNKNMGSETGAPTIAGNWTNNDLRSMEITSGHAPRGPTEVMIDADTAEKHHLKIGDELRTIAVTGDIRARISGIAAFKVTNPGAAIVYLDTATAQQKLLGRPDVFTHVSVTAEPGVDDGTLKRNVATALDGSAAYKLQTQQEAADANKDSMGSFLDVMKYAMLGFAGIAFLVGIFLIVNTFSMLVAQRTREIGLMRAIGSSRKQVNRSVLLEAVLLGIVGSLLGVAAGVGLAVGLMKVMGAVGMELSTQDLTVAWTTPVIGLALGIVVTVLAAYLPARRAGKVSPMAALRDSGTPADAKSGWLRAGIGLVLTGSGAAALWATAQADKASDGSLFLGLGVVLTLIGFIVIGPLLAGVVVRALSVIVLRLFGPVGRLAERNALRNPRRTGATGAALMIGLALVACLSVVGSSMVASATDELDKSVGADFIMQSSNGQLIVPQAAEALTTAPGIEHVTNYKVLGAKLTNPDGSTTDQHVTAADPTYPQDLRRETVAGDLPAAYGKDAMSVGDGYATAHGIKVGDTITVAFKAGATAKLKVAAITSDDTSVDQGSMYMNTTTAQRYVPADKMPKNLIMFAKARDGKEKEAYAALKSSLAPYPQYKVQNQADFKQSLKDQIGQLLNIVYGLLALAIIVAVLGVVNTLALSVVERTREIGLMRAIGLSRRQLRRMIRLESVVIALFGALLGLGLGMGWGTSAQKLLALEGFGVLEIPWPTIITVFVASAFVGLFAALVPAFRAGRMNVLNAIATDG, from the coding sequence ATGACCGTCTGGAAGACCTCGATGCGCAACTTCTTCGCGCACAAGGGCCGGATGGCGCTCTCCGCCGTCGCCGTCCTGCTGTCGGTGGCGTTCGTGTGCGGCACGCTCGTCTTCACCGACACGATGAACACCACGTTCGACAAGCTCTTCGCCGCGACCTCGGCCGATGTCACCGTCATCCCGAAGTCCGCCAGGACCGACGAAACCCCGCAGAACGGCAAGCCCGAATCGCTGCCCGCCTCCGTCGTCGCCCGGGTCGCCAAGGCCGACGGGGTGAAGGACGCCGAGGGCGCCGTCTCCAGCATGGCCGTCACCGTCGTCGACAGCCACAACAAGAACATGGGCTCCGAGACCGGAGCCCCGACGATCGCCGGCAACTGGACGAACAACGACCTGCGCTCGATGGAGATCACCTCCGGCCACGCCCCGCGCGGCCCGACCGAGGTGATGATCGACGCCGACACCGCCGAGAAGCACCACCTGAAGATCGGCGACGAGCTGCGCACCATCGCCGTCACCGGCGACATCAGGGCGAGGATCAGCGGCATCGCCGCCTTCAAGGTCACCAACCCGGGCGCCGCGATCGTCTACCTCGACACGGCCACCGCCCAGCAGAAGCTGCTCGGCCGCCCCGACGTCTTCACCCATGTCTCCGTCACCGCCGAACCCGGTGTCGACGACGGCACGTTGAAGCGGAACGTCGCCACCGCCCTGGACGGCTCGGCCGCGTACAAGCTCCAGACCCAGCAGGAGGCCGCGGACGCCAACAAGGACTCCATGGGCTCGTTCCTCGACGTCATGAAGTACGCGATGCTCGGCTTCGCCGGGATCGCCTTCCTCGTCGGCATCTTCCTGATCGTCAACACCTTCTCGATGCTGGTCGCCCAGCGCACCCGCGAGATCGGCCTGATGCGGGCCATCGGCTCCAGCCGCAAGCAGGTCAACCGGTCCGTGCTGCTGGAGGCGGTGCTCCTGGGCATCGTCGGATCCCTCCTCGGCGTCGCCGCCGGGGTCGGCCTCGCCGTCGGGCTGATGAAGGTCATGGGCGCCGTCGGCATGGAGCTGTCCACCCAGGACCTCACCGTCGCCTGGACTACCCCGGTGATCGGGCTCGCGCTCGGCATCGTCGTGACCGTGCTCGCCGCGTACCTGCCGGCCCGCCGGGCCGGCAAGGTCTCCCCGATGGCCGCCCTGCGCGACTCCGGGACCCCGGCGGACGCCAAGTCGGGTTGGCTCAGGGCCGGAATCGGCCTGGTCCTCACCGGATCGGGCGCGGCGGCCCTGTGGGCGACCGCGCAGGCGGACAAGGCGAGCGACGGCTCGCTCTTCCTCGGCCTGGGCGTGGTCCTCACCCTCATCGGCTTCATCGTGATCGGCCCGCTGCTCGCCGGTGTCGTGGTGCGGGCCCTCAGCGTCATCGTACTGCGGCTGTTCGGCCCGGTCGGCCGGCTGGCGGAGCGCAACGCGCTGCGCAACCCGCGGCGCACCGGAGCGACCGGTGCGGCGCTGATGATCGGCCTCGCGCTGGTGGCCTGCCTCTCGGTGGTGGGCTCCTCGATGGTCGCCTCGGCCACCGACGAGCTGGACAAGTCGGTGGGCGCGGACTTCATCATGCAGTCGTCCAACGGCCAGCTGATCGTCCCGCAGGCCGCCGAGGCGCTGACGACCGCACCCGGCATCGAACACGTCACGAACTACAAGGTCCTCGGCGCGAAGCTCACCAACCCCGACGGTTCGACGACGGACCAGCACGTCACCGCCGCCGACCCGACGTACCCGCAGGACCTGCGGCGCGAGACCGTCGCCGGTGACCTGCCCGCGGCCTACGGCAAGGACGCGATGTCGGTCGGCGACGGCTACGCCACCGCGCACGGGATCAAGGTCGGTGACACGATCACCGTCGCGTTCAAGGCGGGTGCCACGGCGAAGCTGAAGGTCGCCGCGATCACCTCGGACGACACGAGCGTGGACCAGGGCTCCATGTACATGAACACCACGACGGCCCAGCGGTACGTCCCCGCCGACAAGATGCCCAAGAACCTGATCATGTTCGCCAAGGCGCGGGACGGCAAGGAGAAGGAGGCGTACGCCGCCCTCAAGAGCTCACTCGCCCCGTACCCGCAGTACAAGGTGCAGAACCAGGCCGACTTCAAGCAGAGCCTGAAGGACCAGATCGGCCAGCTCCTGAACATCGTGTACGGCCTGCTCGCCCTGGCGATCATCGTCGCGGTCCTCGGAGTCGTGAACACCCTGGCCCTCTCGGTCGTCGAGCGGACCCGCGAGATCGGCCTGATGCGCGCCATCGGCCTCTCCCGCCGCCAGCTGCGCCGGATGATCAGGCTGGAGTCCGTGGTCATCGCCCTGTTCGGCGCGCTGCTCGGCCTCGGCCTCGGAATGGGCTGGGGCACCTCGGCCCAGAAGCTGCTGGCCCTGGAGGGCTTCGGCGTCCTGGAGATCCCGTGGCCGACCATCATCACGGTCTTCGTCGCCTCGGCCTTCGTCGGACTGTTCGCCGCGCTGGTCCCGGCGTTCCGGGCCGGCCGGATGAACGTCCTGAACGCCATCGCCACGGACGGGTGA
- a CDS encoding ABC transporter ATP-binding protein, with protein sequence MTTAVTIPRHGGTGRRTAVAARARQVVKAYGAGETRVVALDHVDVDIARGQFTAIMGPSGSGKSTLMHCLAGLDTVTSGQIHLAETEITGLKDKKLTQLRRDRIGFIFQAFNLLPTLNALENITLPMDIAGRKPDAAWLRQVVETVGLSDRLKHRPTELSGGQQQRVAVARALAGQPEIIFGDEPTGNLDSRAGAEVLDFLRKSVDELGQTIVMVTHDPVAASYADRVLYLADGRIVDEMLNPTADQVLDRMKDFDARGRTS encoded by the coding sequence GTGACAACGGCTGTAACCATTCCCAGGCACGGGGGCACTGGAAGGCGTACGGCTGTTGCTGCGCGAGCGCGGCAGGTCGTCAAGGCGTACGGGGCGGGGGAGACCCGGGTCGTCGCGCTCGACCACGTCGACGTGGACATCGCCCGCGGCCAGTTCACGGCCATCATGGGCCCGTCCGGCTCCGGCAAGTCGACACTGATGCACTGCCTGGCCGGCCTGGACACCGTGACGTCCGGCCAGATCCACCTCGCCGAGACCGAGATCACCGGCCTCAAGGACAAGAAGCTCACCCAACTCCGGCGCGACCGCATCGGGTTCATCTTCCAGGCGTTCAACCTCCTGCCGACGCTCAACGCGCTGGAGAACATCACGCTGCCGATGGACATCGCGGGCCGCAAGCCGGACGCCGCCTGGCTGCGGCAGGTCGTGGAGACCGTGGGCCTCTCCGACCGGCTCAAGCACCGGCCGACCGAGCTCTCCGGCGGCCAGCAGCAGCGCGTCGCGGTGGCGCGGGCGCTCGCCGGCCAGCCGGAGATCATCTTCGGTGACGAGCCGACCGGGAACCTGGACTCACGGGCCGGCGCCGAGGTGCTCGACTTCCTGCGCAAGTCCGTCGACGAGCTGGGCCAGACCATCGTCATGGTCACCCACGACCCGGTCGCCGCCTCCTACGCGGACCGGGTGCTGTACCTCGCGGACGGCCGCATCGTCGACGAGATGCTCAACCCGACCGCCGACCAGGTGCTCGACCGGATGAAGGACTTCGACGCGCGCGGGCGGACCTCATGA
- a CDS encoding helix-turn-helix domain-containing protein: protein MHPPLPFNARAARALREKLGMAPGHVAYAMRASFDMSYIAPEHVAAWERGTHLPSANELIALAGALWCHPSELMGRPGTLREHRIARGISPEDVARGTGLNIAAYHAMEETGQWTGDQGQSLRLGSLLGLPPRDYIAITGLEDELARLLTEAVSTRWQAHVRAIAKLLSMDRRELRDPLNAMQHEYQALMAATLSRAGGATASGEDGRSYIDDIVNRFWARLPDHS, encoded by the coding sequence GTGCATCCACCACTCCCCTTCAACGCACGCGCGGCCCGCGCCCTGCGCGAAAAGCTCGGGATGGCCCCCGGTCACGTCGCCTACGCCATGCGGGCCTCCTTCGACATGTCCTACATCGCCCCCGAACACGTCGCCGCATGGGAACGCGGCACCCATCTGCCGAGCGCGAACGAACTCATCGCCCTGGCCGGCGCCCTGTGGTGTCACCCCAGTGAACTCATGGGCAGGCCCGGTACCTTGCGCGAACACCGCATCGCCCGCGGTATCTCCCCCGAGGACGTCGCACGCGGCACCGGCCTGAACATCGCCGCCTACCACGCGATGGAGGAAACCGGTCAGTGGACCGGTGACCAAGGGCAGTCCCTCAGACTCGGCAGCCTCCTGGGCCTGCCCCCACGCGACTACATCGCGATCACCGGGCTCGAGGACGAACTCGCCCGACTCCTCACCGAAGCCGTCTCCACCCGCTGGCAGGCGCACGTCCGCGCCATCGCGAAGCTCCTCTCCATGGACCGCCGTGAGCTGCGGGACCCCTTGAACGCCATGCAGCACGAGTACCAGGCCCTCATGGCCGCCACCCTCAGCCGGGCCGGCGGCGCCACCGCCTCCGGCGAGGACGGACGCAGCTACATCGACGACATCGTCAACCGGTTCTGGGCCCGGCTGCCGGACCACTCGTAG
- a CDS encoding NCS2 family permease, with protein sequence MHPSETSATDVPPTGSGSPLDRFFRISERGSTYGREIRGGFATFFTMAYILVLNPIILGGAEDKFGKQLDSVQLVTATALVAAVMTLIMGVGGNLPLALAAGLGINAVVAFQVAPMMGWDDAMGLIVLEGLLICVLVMTGLREAIMHAIPQPLKQAISVGIGLFIAFIGFVDSGFVTRIPDAANSTVPVQLGTGTLTGWPMFVFCFGVLMTIVLLARKVKGAILISIVLMTVLAVVINEFADIKSWGLTSPALPDKPVAAPDFGLLGKFDLFGSFGQVSVLTVVLLVFTLVLSDFFDTMGTVVGVTAEAGLLDEQGQVPGLGRVLLIDGVAAVAGGASSSSSATTYIESAAGVGEGARTGFANLITGGLFALALFLTPVLTIVPLQAASPALVVVGFLMMTQVKHIDWDRYEVAIPAFLTIVVMPFTYSITNGIGAGFVAYVIIKACLGKAREVHWLLWGTTALFFVYFVIDPLEQVLGLK encoded by the coding sequence ATGCACCCCAGTGAGACCAGCGCGACCGACGTGCCGCCCACCGGATCCGGCAGCCCTCTCGACCGGTTCTTCCGCATCAGCGAACGCGGATCGACCTACGGACGGGAGATACGCGGCGGGTTCGCCACCTTCTTCACCATGGCGTACATCCTCGTGCTCAACCCGATCATCCTCGGCGGCGCCGAGGACAAGTTCGGCAAGCAGCTGGACAGCGTCCAACTGGTCACCGCCACAGCCCTGGTGGCCGCGGTGATGACGTTGATCATGGGTGTGGGCGGCAATCTTCCGCTCGCCCTGGCCGCAGGCCTGGGCATCAACGCCGTCGTCGCCTTCCAGGTCGCCCCCATGATGGGCTGGGACGACGCGATGGGCCTCATCGTGCTCGAAGGTCTGCTGATCTGCGTCCTGGTGATGACAGGCCTGCGCGAGGCGATCATGCACGCCATCCCGCAACCCCTCAAGCAGGCCATCAGCGTCGGCATCGGCCTGTTCATCGCCTTCATCGGCTTCGTGGACTCCGGGTTCGTCACCCGCATCCCGGACGCCGCGAACTCCACCGTGCCCGTTCAGCTCGGCACCGGCACGCTCACCGGCTGGCCCATGTTCGTCTTCTGCTTTGGCGTGCTCATGACAATAGTGCTCCTCGCCCGCAAGGTGAAGGGCGCCATTCTCATCAGCATCGTCCTGATGACCGTCCTCGCCGTCGTCATCAACGAGTTCGCCGACATCAAGTCCTGGGGCCTGACCTCGCCCGCGCTGCCCGACAAGCCCGTCGCCGCACCCGACTTCGGACTGCTGGGCAAGTTCGACCTGTTCGGCTCGTTCGGACAGGTCAGCGTCCTGACCGTCGTCCTGCTCGTCTTCACCCTCGTCCTGTCCGACTTCTTCGACACGATGGGCACCGTCGTCGGTGTCACCGCCGAAGCCGGACTCCTCGACGAGCAGGGCCAGGTGCCCGGTCTGGGCCGCGTCCTGCTCATCGACGGCGTGGCCGCCGTCGCCGGTGGCGCCTCCTCCTCGTCGTCGGCCACCACCTACATCGAATCCGCCGCCGGGGTCGGCGAGGGCGCCCGCACCGGTTTCGCCAACCTCATCACCGGCGGCCTGTTCGCGCTCGCGCTCTTCCTCACGCCCGTGCTGACCATCGTGCCCCTCCAGGCCGCGTCCCCCGCGCTCGTCGTGGTCGGGTTCCTGATGATGACCCAGGTCAAGCACATCGACTGGGACCGCTACGAAGTCGCCATCCCGGCCTTCCTCACCATCGTCGTGATGCCGTTCACCTACTCCATCACCAACGGCATCGGGGCCGGCTTCGTCGCCTACGTGATCATCAAGGCGTGCCTGGGCAAGGCCCGCGAAGTCCACTGGCTGCTCTGGGGCACCACGGCGCTCTTCTTCGTCTACTTCGTCATCGACCCTCTGGAGCAGGTCCTCGGCCTCAAGTAG
- a CDS encoding MFS transporter — MDAPHPSARTGGVVATLAFAGTVAAVMQTLVTPLIAELPQLLNTTSSNATWVITVTLLVSAVCVPVSGRLGDLLGKRRMLLVCAVPLFVGSVVCALASTVVPMIIGRGLQGMGMGMVPLGIALLRDVVPKEKLSSSIALVSASLGIGGALGLPIASAVAQYASWRVLFWGSAVLALAISALIWFLIPDVPAGAKGQRFDVPGALGLAVGLVCLLLAVSKGAEWGWTSTTTLGLFVAAVVVLIGWGFWELRTKDPLVDLRTTARPRVLITNIASLFVGFGMYAGMLIAPQLLQFPEATGYGLGQSMLAAGLWMAPGGIMMMLVSPFGGKLTDARGPKFTLICGVLVIAAAYGLGVVLMGSAWGLMLFLMVSSSGVGLAYGAMPALIMSAVPASETAAANGFNTLMRALGTSIGAAVIGAVLSQMTTEAGGFTLTSEAGFRTGLLFGCGVAVVAVVIAAFIPAVRGSAATGEKADEAASPEVAAARS; from the coding sequence ATGGATGCCCCCCATCCGTCAGCCAGAACGGGCGGTGTGGTCGCCACGCTCGCCTTCGCCGGCACCGTGGCGGCGGTCATGCAGACCCTGGTCACCCCGCTCATCGCGGAGCTGCCGCAGCTCCTCAACACGACTTCCTCCAACGCCACTTGGGTGATCACCGTCACCCTGCTGGTCTCTGCGGTGTGCGTGCCGGTATCGGGACGGCTGGGTGACCTGCTGGGCAAGCGCCGGATGCTGCTCGTGTGCGCGGTGCCGCTGTTCGTCGGTTCCGTGGTGTGCGCCCTCGCGTCCACCGTCGTCCCCATGATCATCGGGCGCGGTCTGCAGGGGATGGGCATGGGCATGGTGCCGCTCGGCATCGCTCTGCTGCGTGACGTGGTGCCGAAGGAGAAGCTGAGCTCCTCCATCGCCCTGGTCAGCGCCTCGCTCGGCATCGGCGGCGCCCTCGGCCTGCCGATCGCCTCGGCGGTCGCCCAGTACGCGAGCTGGCGGGTGCTGTTCTGGGGCTCCGCCGTGCTGGCCCTCGCCATCTCCGCGCTGATCTGGTTCCTGATCCCGGACGTCCCGGCCGGCGCCAAGGGGCAGCGTTTCGACGTGCCCGGCGCCCTCGGCCTGGCCGTCGGTCTGGTCTGCCTGCTCCTCGCCGTCTCCAAGGGCGCCGAGTGGGGCTGGACCTCCACGACGACGCTCGGACTGTTCGTCGCCGCCGTCGTGGTGCTCATCGGCTGGGGGTTCTGGGAACTGCGGACCAAGGACCCGCTGGTCGACCTGCGCACCACGGCCCGCCCGCGGGTGCTCATCACCAACATCGCGTCGCTCTTCGTCGGCTTCGGCATGTACGCCGGGATGCTGATCGCGCCGCAGCTGCTGCAGTTCCCCGAGGCCACCGGCTACGGCCTGGGCCAGTCCATGCTCGCGGCGGGTCTGTGGATGGCCCCCGGCGGCATCATGATGATGCTGGTCTCCCCGTTCGGCGGGAAGCTCACCGACGCCCGCGGCCCGAAGTTCACGCTGATCTGCGGTGTGCTGGTCATCGCCGCGGCCTACGGACTGGGCGTTGTCCTGATGGGCTCCGCCTGGGGCCTGATGCTGTTCCTCATGGTCAGCAGCAGCGGTGTCGGCCTCGCCTACGGGGCGATGCCCGCCCTGATCATGAGCGCGGTCCCGGCGTCCGAGACGGCCGCCGCCAACGGGTTCAACACCCTGATGCGCGCGCTCGGCACCTCGATCGGCGCCGCCGTGATCGGCGCGGTCCTCTCGCAGATGACCACGGAGGCGGGTGGCTTCACCCTCACCTCCGAGGCCGGGTTCCGTACCGGCCTGTTGTTCGGTTGCGGTGTCGCCGTCGTCGCGGTGGTGATCGCGGCGTTCATCCCGGCCGTTCGCGGGTCCGCCGCCACCGGTGAGAAGGCCGACGAGGCCGCCTCGCCGGAGGTGGCCGCGGCCAGGAGCTGA
- a CDS encoding MarR family winged helix-turn-helix transcriptional regulator yields MARPTDEVEYEQMLLARHDLAHHRGGRHKYALMERSAYILLSRIRIQGPMSNGELSEAFGLDASTLNRQTAAVTRAGLAERIPDPGGGMARKFRITDKGAKLLDQERERVVRSLDQIMNDWPDEDIAAFAGYLKRFNSGIEHLSKRPWPRP; encoded by the coding sequence ATGGCCAGGCCCACGGACGAAGTGGAGTACGAGCAGATGCTGCTCGCGCGACACGATCTCGCGCACCACCGGGGCGGGCGGCACAAGTACGCCCTCATGGAGCGGAGCGCCTACATCCTGCTGAGTCGCATCCGGATCCAGGGGCCCATGTCCAACGGCGAACTGAGCGAGGCCTTCGGTCTCGACGCCTCCACCCTCAACCGCCAGACAGCCGCGGTGACACGAGCCGGACTGGCCGAACGCATCCCGGATCCCGGGGGCGGCATGGCCCGTAAATTCCGCATCACCGACAAGGGCGCCAAGCTCCTCGACCAAGAGCGCGAACGCGTCGTGCGCTCCCTCGACCAGATCATGAACGACTGGCCGGACGAGGACATCGCCGCCTTCGCCGGTTACCTCAAGCGCTTCAACAGCGGCATCGAGCACCTGTCCAAGCGCCCCTGGCCGCGCCCCTGA
- a CDS encoding cellulose-binding protein has protein sequence MSSAPVSAHGFVGVRGRGYRPEQVDRAVAALSAERDEAQEQVARLTARLEELIAESARLDEAVAVLAPQDYASLGERAQEILALAQGEAESVRGAALEDAQSVRDAVDEAARALRESARADAEAMRAAASARAEQLLTEAEGSAGEALTAARLEASATREEADAALEATRSRTASVLAHQKQEHAERWKSAERGLADAESAQSAELTELTGRAEAVLAEARRALAETAEAARHGQEDAEARGAELIAAARVREERVARETERILREHEEGREEVQAHMAHVRNSLAALTGRAGTAED, from the coding sequence ATGAGTTCTGCACCGGTGTCCGCGCACGGCTTCGTCGGGGTGCGCGGACGTGGCTACCGTCCGGAGCAGGTGGACCGCGCGGTGGCCGCGCTGTCCGCCGAGCGGGACGAGGCCCAGGAGCAGGTGGCGCGGCTGACGGCGCGGTTGGAGGAGCTGATCGCGGAGTCGGCGCGGCTGGACGAGGCCGTCGCCGTGCTGGCGCCGCAGGACTACGCGTCGCTGGGGGAGCGGGCGCAGGAGATCCTGGCGCTCGCCCAGGGGGAGGCGGAGTCCGTGCGGGGTGCCGCGCTGGAGGATGCGCAGTCCGTGCGGGACGCGGTGGACGAGGCGGCGCGGGCGTTGCGCGAGTCGGCCCGTGCGGACGCGGAGGCGATGCGGGCGGCCGCGTCGGCCCGGGCCGAGCAACTGCTGACCGAGGCCGAGGGGTCGGCCGGCGAGGCGCTGACCGCGGCCCGGTTGGAGGCGTCGGCGACCCGCGAGGAGGCGGACGCCGCGCTGGAGGCGACCCGCAGTCGTACGGCGAGCGTGCTGGCGCACCAGAAGCAGGAGCACGCCGAGCGGTGGAAGAGCGCCGAGCGGGGGCTCGCGGACGCGGAGTCGGCGCAGTCCGCGGAGCTCACGGAGCTCACCGGGCGGGCGGAGGCCGTACTGGCCGAGGCACGCCGGGCACTGGCCGAGACGGCGGAGGCCGCGCGGCACGGCCAGGAGGACGCCGAGGCACGGGGCGCGGAGCTGATCGCGGCCGCCCGGGTGCGCGAGGAGCGGGTGGCGCGGGAGACGGAGCGGATTCTCCGCGAGCACGAGGAGGGCCGCGAGGAGGTACAGGCGCACATGGCGCATGTCCGTAATTCGCTGGCGGCGCTCACCGGCCGGGCCGGGACTGCGGAGGACTGA